One genomic segment of Sphingobacteriales bacterium includes these proteins:
- a CDS encoding DUF3341 domain-containing protein: MPEFSKHIEAVVLSTENENVFLSLRKLLEENDIRPVETFSPLDLTPANPQSSGGRAGKVVFYTGLASFILLIALQFYVFYQSSLDLAGLITIRLLTFVPVSFVISLLISAIVLLIWFWTRSWLVPGTIPENYLTDNHFHLILEARDFEKLNGLLKTDNSLSVRTLTMVRPIKHLPVPLNLNKI, translated from the coding sequence ATGCCTGAGTTTTCCAAACATATTGAAGCTGTCGTTCTGAGTACTGAAAATGAGAATGTTTTTCTGTCGCTGAGAAAGCTGCTTGAGGAAAATGACATCAGACCTGTAGAAACCTTCAGCCCGCTTGATCTTACTCCGGCCAATCCACAAAGCAGTGGCGGAAGAGCCGGAAAAGTAGTCTTTTACACAGGACTGGCATCATTCATACTGCTGATTGCCCTTCAATTTTATGTTTTCTATCAATCATCCCTCGATCTGGCCGGACTTATTACTATCCGCCTGCTGACCTTTGTTCCTGTTTCTTTCGTCATCTCACTCCTGATATCAGCCATCGTGCTGCTGATATGGTTCTGGACACGCTCGTGGCTTGTGCCGGGGACCATACCTGAAAACTACCTGACAGACAATCATTTCCATCTGATTCTTGAAGCCAGGGATTTTGAAAAGCTCAATGGCCTGTTGAAAACAGATAATTCATTGTCTGTCAGAACGCTTACCATGGTCAGACCGATAAAACATTTACCTGTTCCGCTGAACCTGAACAAGATATGA
- a CDS encoding cytochrome c — translation MKRITAYYLFLLMMLMNACIYIDRSDRLPEQKLPENVVARHELPDYDLPGTKEGYLLAAQRVNPLEPTTENREKGKKLYEQYCTHCHGKNGSADAPMIAKEKYPPPPPFQKRLPTITEGQMFHSIYYGKNQMPENKKDLTPTQIWLIVAYIKTFITPTDSLKP, via the coding sequence ATGAAACGAATAACTGCATATTACTTATTTCTGTTAATGATGCTGATGAATGCCTGCATTTACATCGATCGCAGCGACAGGCTTCCGGAACAAAAACTTCCTGAAAATGTAGTTGCACGTCATGAACTGCCTGATTATGACCTGCCCGGTACAAAAGAAGGCTACCTATTGGCTGCTCAGCGGGTAAATCCGCTTGAACCCACCACCGAAAACAGGGAAAAAGGCAAAAAACTTTATGAACAATACTGCACCCATTGCCATGGAAAAAACGGCTCAGCCGATGCTCCTATGATCGCAAAAGAAAAATATCCGCCACCTCCACCCTTTCAGAAACGGCTCCCGACCATCACGGAAGGGCAAATGTTTCATTCAATCTATTATGGTAAAAACCAAATGCCTGAAAATAAAAAAGACCTTACACCCACGCAGATTTGGCTGATTGTGGCCTATATCAAAACTTTCATCACACCTACTGATAGCCTGAAGCCATGA